The following proteins are encoded in a genomic region of Magallana gigas chromosome 1, xbMagGiga1.1, whole genome shotgun sequence:
- the LOC136276604 gene encoding uncharacterized protein — MYASFWIILFSLQCLSYCYENLSRKHTTKVSQSSTYLDHYATRANDGITATTDAYCAHTTLTKSSAWFQVDLGQLYNIWNIKIYYRKEGDELSSWKQYRFRQFYLDVSNSSAMQTTTLQRTRCYTDNTTAPALPPNIIDIPCKHTARYVIVETAYDAPEDDKYGVHGAILEICEIEIYGCGTNCKENVCNGSAYCVSGCVDRYWGPACDSQCPANCEEPTCTRTMGYCVSCKSGYLGGACTLKCPMYCIEGVCDKSNGSCMKGCTTGQYGDTCNNTCSFGCVGETCDQHSRTCNAGCKQNWTGRLCDGCDSNHYGLSCSFICNSDCVNDTCNGTNGFCTLGCKTGFYGNKCDRQCTCCPSGCDRFTGRCNGDCQNVKQSQVPSTENSSSLYVVIAVLCISLVVNICTITWILRNNVFKRRNELQKNTKNKSNSDFVSTPGIYDTAVDYDKYQELGQLSGPSHYDQLKGPTTN; from the exons AAAACCTCAGCAGAAAACATACAACAAAAGTATCTCAAAGTTCGACCTACTTAGACCATTATGCAACAAGAGCAAATGATGGGATTACCGCCACTACTGATGCATATTGTGCCCATACTACTCTAACCAAATCATCAGCATGGTTCCAGGTTGACCTGGGACAACTCTACAACATatggaatataaaaatatattacagaAAAGAAG gtGATGAATTGTCATCTTGGAAGCAATATCGGTTCAGACAATTTTACCTAGACGTATCAAACTCATCAGCAATGCAGACAACAACGTTACAGAGGACTCGCTGTTACACTGACAATACGACTGCCCCAGCATTACCTCCAAACATAATAGACATACCATGTAAACACACAGCTAGATACGTCATTGTGGAGACAGCGTACGACGCACCTGAAGATGACAAATATGGTGTACATGGGGCAATCCTTGAAATCTGTGAAATAGAAATATATG gaTGTGGTACCAATTGCAAAGAAAATGTATGCAATGGCTCTGCATATTGCGTCAGTGGGTGTGTAGACAGATACTGGGGACCTGCTTGTGATTCGCAATGTCCTGCAAATTGTGAAGAACCAACATGTACTAGAACTATGGGATACTGTGTCAGTTGTAAATCTGGTTATTTAGGAGGTGCTTGTACGTTGAAGTGCCCTATGTATTGTATCGAAGGTGTCTGTGACAAAAGTAATGGCAGCTGTATGAAAGGATGTACGACAGGACAGTATGGAGACACGTGTAATAACACATGTAGTTTTGGGTGTGTAGGAGAGACATGTGACCAACATAGTCGAACCTGTAATGCTGGATGCAAACAAAACTGGACAGGGCGTCTATGTGACG GATGCGATTCAAATCATTATGGACTTTCTTGTTCTTTTATTTGCAACTCTGACTGTgtgaatgatacatgtaatggcACTAATGGTTTCTGTACTTTGGGATGTAAGACGGGGTTCTATGGAAACAAGTGTGACAGACAATGTACTTGTTGTCCGTCAGGTTGTGACAGATTTACAGGACGATGTAATGGAGACTGTCAAAACG tTAAACAGTCACAGGTACCTAGCACAGAAAATAGTTCCAGTCTATACGTAGTAATTGCAGTTCTTTGCATCAGTCTAGTCGTCAACATATGCACAATAACCTG GATTTTAAGAAACAATGTATTCAAGAGACGAAATGAATTACAAAAGAATACGAAGAATAAAAGTAATTCTGATTTTGTTTCAACCCCCGGGATATATGATACAGCGGTGGACTATGACAAATACCAGGAATTGGGTCAACTCAGTGGACCTTCTCACTACGATCAGCTCAAAGGACCGACGACTAATTGA